The Glycine soja cultivar W05 chromosome 3, ASM419377v2, whole genome shotgun sequence genome window below encodes:
- the LOC114405466 gene encoding uncharacterized protein LOC114405466 — protein MYRYPKYVLFHYDGNKHSIRVRTYGSKCFFADGLKEFRRAHDLNESVILRFVAFDKNITFSVDVIRPTHRQLHVKPVISTRRHIFTTDVTKEMIQCNLPLFLPATASRFVYGYKKFITLQRAWTGKTHPVGRHHPQWCAINC, from the exons ATGTACAGATACCCaaagtatgttttattccacTATGATGGCAACAAACATTCCATTCGAGTAAGGACGTATGGTAGCAAATGTTTTTTTGCTGATGGCCTAAAGGAATTCAGAAGGGCACACGATCTAAATGAGAGTGTCATTCTTCGTTTTGTTGcttttgacaaaaatattacTTTCTCCGTTGATGTCATCAGACCTACACATAGGCAGTTGCATGTAAAGCCCGTTATATCAACCAGGAGACATATTTTTACAACTGATGTCACAAAGGAGATGATACAGTGCAACCTCCCTTTG TTTCTTCCAGCAACAGCTTCCAGATTTGTCTATGgttacaaaaaatttattaccCTTCAGCGTGCATGGACTGGCAAAACGCACCCAGTGGGACGTCACCATCCACAATGGTGTGCCATCAATTGCTGA